CATCACCTAAGTCCCCAGAATGAACACACCCTTAATGGAAGGCATtaagatgccaggattctgtAGGAGGGCATGGGTAGGACTATCATTTACTTAGTTAATTCCTGACTGGAATGCAAATATCCTCCAGAACACTGAGGAagcataaaaaaaattcaaaatgagaaaaattctatCTAACtaatcaaaactttaaaaaagtcaACCTCTtaggcagagaaatagtacttTGCTTATATGTAGTCAACTCTGActctgtccccagcaccacacggtCCCCCTGAGCATGGTTGAGTTTTTGCTCCCCCCTACTCTGCCAATTGTCAACATCTTAAAAGACACCctcccctaccaaaaaaaaaaaaaaaccctccaagaTCAGATCCTAGAAGTTCACTTTTTATGGTAATAAAAGGCAACGAGAATGCCTATGGTGGTCATTACATAATGCAATGAATACTTATATATCCAGTTATGATATACACCTAAACCCAATGTAATCTTGGAATATCAATTACTTCTCAAtttgaaaaaaagtgaaatacaaGAAAAAGCATGTTCCAACAATAATAGGTAAAATGGAAACATTGACTATATATGAAAAAAGAGAGGTAACATCAATATTaactttcaaattttaatttcttttggtttgggggtcacacccagcaatgctcaggagttactcctggctctgcgctcagaagtcactcctggtaggcttgggggaccatatgggatgctgggattctaactggGATCCATcccgtgttggctgcatgcaaggcaaacactatcgctccagcccctaactttaaaatttttagtattacttttttttttttctggtatttaTCTCATTATGCCTAGGTTGAGGACATGAATTCTCAGCTGCAATACCACATAGATGAAGCCCACTTCTCAAATATTTACATGTGTAATGACATGATTTCAAATAACTACTCTGTAGTGATGTTGATTTGGGGGGTTTCTTTGGAGGATACATTAGGGAGCTACAGTTAGGGTGAGGAATAAGAGTAATGaggaggggtggaaggaggagatGCTGACACAGTAGTCAAAGGGGAGCAAACACTCTGGCAGAGGGATGGAATGTTATTGTATGCATcaatagtattgtaaattatggtacctacaatttttaaaagtcatttaaatatacatatgtagtggatggagtgatagtacaaatggTAGGGCTCTTGGCATTGTACATAGCCAGCCAGATTCAACCCCTGGAACTACATAGAATCTGCAGAGCCCTctaggagggatctctgagcaaagaaccaggagtaagccctgaacacagcccaagaggcaaaaaacaaaaagaacatacaaatatatataccacatatatttCCCATGTACAAATATAAAGGTATTTGtgagtataaatatatttaaatcttaAAGATGAATATATCTATTATACATAATAAGTCTGTTCATTCATCCTGTTGTTTCTGTGCCACTGGAGAACCCTGACTAATATACCCATTAATTCCTTAATTCCCAGCATGGGGAAAGTTTTGACCAAAATTTAAGGGTTTTTCCCCTAGAGACAAGATATGTCTTCCAGAGTAAAATTTAACCTATCAAGgaatctctctcttttattcaagttttcttttttttttaattatctttatttaaacaccgtgattacaaatataaatgtacttgtatgattacagtcatgtaaagaacaccccccttcaccagtgcaggattcccaccaccaatttcccagatctatctactccccaccccacccacacctgtattcgagacaggctttctttttccctcattcattcacattgttatgacagttttcagtgtagttatttctctaactgcacttatcactctatgtgtgagcttcatgtcattagctgcacctacatgggaggatggggggaagtgagggttgggactgaggcagtaaaatattagaaatgagctttgtagggcagtatcaagggcccaatacaagatggatattatggatatatagaatatatgcacacaatactatcaatatgaaaacaaagaaaaaaatttccactgactgtcccaatataaaccagtactagaacagcctgccctcctcccagagcgcattcccattagtgtagggagagatagggggaaagcctgttgacacctatagagtccacctagaccggtgcccagggaaagactgaagtccaggggagaaaaaccctatacctggcaagagctggtctccagaatcaaagaggaaattggaagccaaatgtctgcccaccctcctccccatgcacctcccccctggagtacggagggaggggggaacctgaggaccactaagagtccacctgaacccacttctggccatctgagctggcacccagggaaggcctggagtcagggggaaaagacaaggatggctgggggtctgccaagcctcccagcactccccaagttagggagaaaggctctggtatggggcatccccaaacctcatacctggcaaaagctggtctccagaatcaaagaggaaaccggaagccagatgtctgcccgccctcctccccatgcacctcccccctggagtacagagggagggggaaacctgaggaccactaagactccacctgaacccacttctggccatctgagctggcacccagggaaggcctggagtcaggggaaaaagacaaggacggctgggggcctgccaagcctcccagccctcctcaggctaggaataagggccccagtaagctcagtttttctgatctgttagttcagtgtgaaaatttctaatttcagttgacaaatcttcttgatgcttaattttgctccagtaaagtttatcaatgctttttttttttttagctccctgaacattttccataattctattctaaacttcttatttgagaggatacctatttgtttcctactttttagattattagaggagccatcttgatttctgtaaatatgggggtgtactgcaaaattactccattggcaaggctgtagattgcttaaaatgtgcagaaatggaattcaggggttacaaggtAAGGGCTGctgcgaagcggagcggccgcgtTTCGgatgtgggtcctgaagaggttatagtccttggagtgtaggcgggctcagcagagaaaaggcagagagcaaggcCGCCGTGGTTTAtcagtctctgggtacccaatcacggcaggaattggccccacgtgtGTTGgatggggacatcttactgggtgtgggtcctgaagaggttatagtccttggagtgtaggcaggctcagcagagaaaagctagtgttactttttttgttgttgttgtggggtcCCTACCCAGTGATATCAAGGATTTAACCCAAGGTCTTGCCTTGATATGATCTGTTCTTTTCTTGGGGGGTAGGGGTGAGGGaacggttttgggccacacccagtaatgcacagagatcattcctggcaaactcgggaccacataggatgctggggattgaatccatgcatgcaaagcaagcaccctacccactgtagtatcactctagtcccaatgtgcttatttttaagaattacatACTAGATGTGGCCCAGTGGCCAAAGTGCCTGCCTCTCAGGTTTGCAACTATaaattcaaaccccagcactgcCTCCACATCATGGGGTGCCTATTGTGATTCACATCATGAACCCTTTGGTAGGATCCACAGAGTATAAACCCATGGTGAGCCAAGCAACCAAGTGTGTGCACCCAGAAACCCCAGGtatgtgaaaaacaaaaataaaaaaattaataaatattattttaataaataatattaataatactagataatttaataattgataatattaaataaataatactaataatattttAGAGCAAAGAGGGACAACTGTATATATAACACAATCTCAACTGGttcaagcaaaaaaaagaaagacacggTCAGGTatgtatatacaaagaaaaaggaGGATACAGGAAAGAAGGTGAGAATGAGAATGAATTCTGTTCATGACCCCAGAGGATGTAAGAAACTGATAGTACTGAACCTTTATAGACAAAACTTtttcctaggggccagagagatagcatagtggtaaggcatttgccttgctagcagctgaagggtggttcgattcctggcatcccctatggtcccccatgcctgccaggagcaatttctgagcacagagccaggagtaaccctgggcactgccgggtgtgacccaaaaacaaaaaacaaaaaacaaaactttttcctATACGATCATATCTGTGATATGGTAAACTcataaattaagagaaaataacaATAAGACAGAGTGATTATGATAACGTACTGAAGAAAAGTTAGATGAGTATGGTCTCTAAGTACCTTACTATGCGTAATATTTTCAGCTTGCTGTTGACAATGGGTAAAACGGAAACCACACAAAGCATGACTGTGAATAAAAGGAATTACTGTACACAAAAGCTCTTTGTACTAATTTTGCaacttttttcaaattatttcaaaataaagttaCCCCAAAGAGTATATCTGTGCAATGATTACAAGAGTTTTACATTCTtgcagaaagattaaaaaaaaaaaagaggaagcatgggaaaataaaagtttgaagCTGGATAGACAGTACAGAAGGTAGTGTGCTTTGCTTGCAAACTGTAAACTCATCTTCCTATCCCTAGCAttccaaatagtcccccaaatctgctagagtagcccctgaacattgccaagtgtggccccaaaacaaaaataagtaaataaatattttatttgcatggCCAACAGTAcctcaatcacacacacacacacacacacacactcacacacacacacacacacacacaatgactaAATAATTACCCAAGCAAAAAATGTCATGATTTAAACATTACCCAAACATGTAACCAACCAACCTATGGTTATCATCCACTATCCAAGGATGCTGAAACATTTTTGTGCAGGCCCCTAACGAATGGGGCTACTCCCTGGAGAAGACATACCTTCATCATTGCTTCATTGATCAAGTTCTCACTGATGATAGTGGCCGTTCCCAAGTTGGAGTTAGTGATCTTGGTGGctgttgtattcattggctttaCAGGATGGGGtctaaagagaaggaagaaatcttTAGACTATTCTCTAAGGCTGATATACTTCTCAGAGGACAGCCAACAAGAGAAGTTGAGAAGAGAAAGTGGAGAGACATGCTCTGATCAGGTCTTTAGTCCAACACACACCACATCcctaaagaaagaaaggcagcTAGTACTGAGTCACCATCTGCTTGCTGATGGAGTCAGTCATTCTCCTCAGTGAGTATCAGGTAAACATAAGACATAGTTACAGGTCTTTTGGGATGGGAGAGGGGGTGGATatggagtcatacctggcagtgctcaggggcaactctTGTTTCTGTGTCAAAGAATTGCTCCCAGTGGtatacaatgccagggatcaaaccccgggcCTCCTGCCTATAAGACATGTGCTCCAGCACTATGAGCTACCTCACCAACCCCAAGACAGTGTCTTATTCTAGAAGCCTCTATAATCTAAGACTCCAGAGTGGTTGTTCCTGCTGTTTCTCAACAGGAAAGAGATTGCTCAGAACACAAGAGTTTCATGCCTGACAAAGCTTAAAGGAAGTGTAAAACAAGCTGGGTAGCTGCTCCATGATCTCAGTGGGTTTAAGAGACTGTGAAGATGCTGGACTAGTACAACTCTGCAGTTTTGAGAGCTCTCGGTCTGACTCAACAGAACTATTCCTGAACTGCTCTACCCCCTCAATTCCTCAGCTCCGAAGACAGATACTCCATTCCCACTGTGGGTATGTTAACCCTTTTAACACAAGCAGAAACCAGTTTAGTGGTTCAGCTCAACACCAGTGCAGTGCAAGAATCACAGCCTCTGCAGGTAGAAGGAAGCAGGGGTATTGCTCACTTTCTATGTGCATcgtctggggccacacctgatgctgCCTGGTGGTCTCTCCTCCCAACAATCCTCAAGTGGTCAggaagtgccagggatggaacttaggggctcctacatgcaaagagTGCTCCAGCCTTTTGTTCCATCTCCCCAGCCACCACACACTGATGCAAAGATCTCCCCAGAGTCTCACCTGTGCTTGGCTGACCCAGTTCCAGCACTCGCAGGAACTGAGACTGGATGTGCCTCTGAGGGGGAGACCCAGGCCTGAAGAGGCGGCTTCCTCTTGCTAGAATGTTCCGCTTTGCCCTctgctgttggttttttttgagaTTCTGCTGTGCTGAGGTGGGGAGTGTCAGAATGTGGAGCAGGAGTGTCAGAAGAGGAGGTGATAGGAAAGGTCTCAAAAAAGGAAGGACTGGCTACAGGAGGAGTTGGGGCCACTTCAGGAGGCTGACCAGGCCTCCTGCCTCCCAACACTCTTGTTTCCTCCCCACTGCCAAGGTCTAGCAACTGTTTGTCCAGGCCTGAGCTTGTGCCAAGATCTGCCTCCTGAATTCTGAGAGCTGTAGGCTGTTCTGGAGAAGCTGTGGCAGATGCTTTGAGTATTTTCAGCCTGAGGTCACAGGCGCCTCCTGCAGCCATGACCAACCCACCTGCCCTGTCACTCGGCCCTTTGTCCTCCTCAAGATACActggcacagtgctcagggaaggaGCCTTGAGTCCCAGCGTGGCCATCTTCATTGTGTCTCTGTCACCTTCTGAGTGATCTATTCTCTCATCGTCTGAGGCAACTTCGGGAATGGAAGGGAGACTCAAGTCCAGCCCTGATAAAATGGGAGACTGCAGGTCTCTCAGGGGCTCAGAAAGGGAACCTTCATGGTCCTGAGCCTTGCTCTGATTCGGGGTAACCAGGGCACCATCATGCCCCTTAAGGCTGAGCAGGGGGCTGTCTCTGCCTGAGTTGGTCTCCTCACTTCTGTCACCTTCTGAGGGATCCTCCATGTGAGCAATAGAAGGAAGGGTTTCCACCACAGAGATAGGCCCAATCTCATCTCTGCTGGGTTCTGGCAAGTGGAGACACTGGGCGGACTCCCCCTTGGGTGTGTTTGTAGTATCAGCATCCTCCCCTGTCAGCTCCTGAGGGTCCTCTCTGACCAGGCAAGGCCACTCCTCTGTTCCCACTTCTGTAAAAAGCTCCTTAGAAAATGACACCCGcttcttggttttcttttggcCTTCACCAATTCTCACAGGCTGTTCCTCAAGGCTCTCTATGGTGGAGTCAAATGTGGGGGCCAAGTCTCTCGACGAAAGTAGAGGTACTCCTTGTACTACAGAAGCCGTCTCACCGGCCCCAGTTTTAATCTCGACAAAAGCCCTAGGCTGTCTCTCGACATCTGTGTCTTTCCCCATCTGAGGCTCCTTGGGGCTCCTCCCAGGTGAAAGGCTGTCTTGGGCCTCTCCCAGGGACGGAATGTAGTTTTGGAGTCCTTGGAGAGGGTCCCCTAGTTCTTCTTGCTGCTCCGGTTGGGGCCACTGCAGCAGTGGTTTTCCTGATTCCTCGTAGCTGATGTTTCTCTCTGTATCTATCTGCTGGCTCTCAGCGAGCAGAGAATCTTTCGTCCCATCATGGGGGGCACCTAGTGGCTCTTTGGAAAGTGAACCCTGTGTATGAGAAGTGGGGTCTGGGACATATGTGAGAAGCTCCTCCTGCACCTCTGCTGGATGGAGCAGTGATGGCTGCTGAGCATTGGTCTGGCTCTGACATGTGGGGGGCCAGTGTTCAATAGGTGTGGAGGTAGAAATGGGAGAGGAAAGCGAGGGACAGGCAAGGGGACTTTCAGAGCACAGTGTCTCTGGTTCAGAAGGGACCGGACTCTGTTCAGAACTGGAAGAGAGAGCAGGAAAAGAGAGAGCAGAGTTGGAGGAAGAAGGAAGCATGGCTCTGGGTGGAGGCTCTGGAGACACTTCCAGTCTGCAAAAAGGACAAAATACAAATCTGCCGGTCAGCTGCAGGTGCATGGTGAggcgcacacacacaaaaaaaaggtaaataccTCGTGAAAATCTGCTGTTTAAAAGGAGACTGACCCCATATCTTTACCTTACATGTTACAGAAGGAGCGTATTTCTTGCTTTACTTATGAAAGGGAGACTGCTCAACTAGCATATTTGCCACCCAGAGAGCTGTTGCAATGGGAACAGAACAGAAAGGCCCAGGTAGAGCAGCAGCTGAGTTTGTTTGGGGAATAAACAAATTGCACCCAAAAAGGTCAAAAGCAGTCAAAGGTGCACCAAGAAACAGCAGATGTTTAGAAGAGGAactgtgggtgggtggggtttgTGCacgcatgtctgtgtgtgtgtgtgtgtgtgtgtgtgtgtgtgtgtgtgtgtgtgtgtgtgtgtgcaagagtGAAAGTGAGTGAGACTGAGAATGAAAGAGTAAGcagaatctcaaaaaaaaaataacaaacaacaaccaCAGCCAGCTCACACCTCAGGCCACAGACGCAGTCAGTGTGATACACTGAGAGCAGGGAAAGGCCAAGGTTTACATAGGTTCTTGCTACCAGATGCAGAGTAAAACACAGAGACTGTCACGGTTGGGGATGGACCAACGGTCTCAGGGGCCAGCAAACCAGTCTCACAGTACAAGGAGGATAGATAACATCTGCCTCAGTAGAACATATGCTAAGAACTAAAACgaaacaaatcaaaaccaaaaaaaccacaaaaccaccATTTTAGGGCTGTAGTGCGGCTGAGTGGGCTAGCGCACACCTTGTATGTATGTGGGAGGCCCTGGAGTCTACCCTGGGGTCTGCATGGCCCACCATTGAGCACTGCAACCATAGATGAAACTACAAAGATGATCTATGCTCTCCTCATGGGTTCTGCACACACCCCAACCAAAACCACCTATCCCCAACTTACAAGATTATATCTCGAATCTGATACCAATCTTGAGTTGGCACTGGGAGAAACAGACCAGATTAGCTAGCTGGCAGTGGTTTTTTGGCTGGGGACATATTACTGCCATTTGGACAATTGGAACATTTGGacataataaaattacaaattatgGATTGGAGAGACAATTTAATGGTGCTGGAGTGCAGGCTTTGCAGGGAGGGCCTGGGATTCACATCCCAGCATAGCATTTggtgccctgagtactgccaagagtgaccaccGACTCTCATcccaagcaccaagccaggaTTTGCcagtgagcattgccaggtgtatcccctaaaccaacacacacacacacacacacacacacaaacaatttAGACTAGAACCCCCTTGGCACCCAAAGACCCCAACACAGAACAAACATGATAGGCTCTAAATGCAGGCCTGCTGAAGCCCATGATAGGCAGGTAGAAAGCTCCCACCCACCCTGAGACTCACCGAGGTTTGACAGCTTTGGTCTGAGGAGCCCTGGCAGTGGTCACCAGTGGTGTAGGTTCTGACTTGGAATCTGGACCAGCTTTCAGTTCTGTGACTTGAGCTTCCTCAAAGGGGTTCAGGGATGTCCTCCCAGAGACAGCTACACTGGAGTCTTTCTCAGCTCTTTTCACAGGTGTTTCCACAGGCCAGGCCCTGTCCTCTTTTGGTCtaacttccttctctctcttggGGATGGCAGGAGGACTGTCACCGTCGCTGGTCCTTGCTATATCCTTCTTTCCTGTCACCAAGGAAAGAAAAGACTTCTTGCCCTCCTGCTTCTTGGTCTCTTTGGCTTCTCTGCCAGTCTCCCCGAGAAATGAAGTGGGGCTCTCCCTGatgtcactgctggtgggagaaTAGTTGGGTGGCAGAGACATGGACTTCAGAGAGTCCATACCAGGAGACTCAGAGGGCCGCTTGTCAGAAGACACTGCACCTCCTTCCCCAAATTCCTTCCAAGACCGAGCAGCCAGGTTTTCTGTGGATGAGAACAAATGCTTCTTCCTGGAGCTCTGAggtgagggggaggaggaagctgAACTGTCCTTGGCTTCATTCTTAGCTTCAGGTTGCTCCATGTAAACGTGGTTCCCATTGATACAGACATTAGAATGGGAAAGGAAATCATTCTTGGACCGCAGGCCTCCAAGAAAAGAAAGTCCGTCTTTCTTAGGAAGGGTGAAGTTGATCTGGTTGATCTGCTTGTGATCTGCACTAGCTGTTCTTTTGTGAGACATGACTGTGAGAGGAAAGatcaagaggagaaaaaaaattaaaagttaaatgagagattggagagatagtacagtatatgagaatcttgtcttgcatgtagtcaaaaggagttcagtccccagcacccaaaatggtcccctgtacctgccaggaatgatccctgctgggtgtggtccccttcCCAATGGAAAAAGGGTAGGGACTTATCTTGCATGCGGTCAAACCAGgttgattcctagcaccctatTGGTCCCCAAATtagtgccaggagtgagccctgatatagagccagaaataagccctgagcgtaGCTGGTTaagacccataaacaaaattttaaaagagtCTCCAATGCTGGGCAGAATCCCCAGAAGGGAAAATTATCCGGCTCAAATGGCCATCTGCACAGAGGGTTGGAAATCCTGCATGAGACCAAGAAAGAGAAGAGCTCCTGGAAGAGAAGCAGGACCTGATCAATAGGGAAGGATTTGATCATTGAGATAGAAGTTCAAAATACGGgttcagagcagtggtgcaagcagtaaggcatttaccttgtgtgCGCTAACCTAAGAGGGACAGCAatttggtcccccagcatcccatatggtcctccaagccaggagccgatttctgagtgcatagcaagagtaacccctgagcatcactgggtgagaaccaaaaaattaggaaaaaaaaaaaaagagttcaaaatACACaactagggccggagagacagcatggcagtagggcatttgccttgcaatcataaggtcagtggttcaaatcccagcatcccatatggtcccctgagcctgcaagaagcgatttctgagcatagagccaggtgtgacccaaaaaaaaaaaaaaaaaaaaaaagttaaacaaaatatacaaataattcaACATTAAGGGAACTTTATCCATGAGCATTAAGTACAGTATCAGGCAGTCAATAAATATCTGGTATGTTAAAGAAATAGTGAAATTATATTATAAGCTTCTGTGGTCTTacctttaataaaagaaaatttagatgtTCAGCTATTAACTCCAAAAACTGGTCCTAATATACATGTTATAGAGTGAGATAGTTTAGAACTACTGAGTTTCTTAGCAAGCTTAAAAAGATTTTATAAGCTTACCATAATTTAGTACTTGAGACACTGAAATAAGTATTCTTGTGACAGAAGCTGTTAATACAagcaataactttaaaaataagaaactgacATTGTCTCTCTTCCTAtgttttttatatgtcttttactttttatttatttttacagcatcaggggatcaaacccagattctcTACCAGCAAAGCCTAAGTTCTATCAGCAAGCTACAATCCTGgcccaaaaatatcttttaaggtttatttcttttttaaagggggggggcacacactggcagcactcaggggtcattcctggctctgtggtaagaaatagctcctggcaggctcacaagatcatatgggatgccagggatcgaacctgggtctatcccaggttgactgcatgcaagccaaacaccctgctgctgtactatccactcataaattgctcatatttatttttagggctgaagcaatagtacagtgagaagggaTCTTGTCTtaaacatggccaaccctggttctatctccaTTTCCCCAAGaacggccaggagtaattcctggagcaaagccaggaataagccctgagcaccacttatgtggctcaaaaaaccagacaaacaaacatacaaatgtAAGTTTTGTTGGGGCTAAAGAGACAGTAAACCAGGTAaggaggcacttgctttgtatgtgtctgaccaagatttgatccctggcatcccttatggtttatCAAGCCACCAGGAGTtgaatcagagccaggagtaagctctgcatACAACCAGGTGCAGctcaaaagaaattaagaaaaaaagaaagaaaaagaccttCTCTTTCAAAGCAAAATAGACTAGGTTAAAGGAGAAACCAagtgaagaggaggaggacaCTCACCATTGGAGTCAGCTGAGGAAGGctcttcctcctcatcatcatcccCCCATCGGGACTGAAAATCCCCAGGACGAAGCAGCACTTTGTCTGACTTGGATGTGGGAAGGACAGACATGGACTGGGAAAGTGCTGTTTTCTGCAAAGAAGACTTGGAGAAAAGGGTCTTTATCTTAgacttctttttcttgtcttttgcAAAAGACTCATCATCGCTGTCTACAGAGGACATGGTGCTGGGGACAATGGCAGAAGACGTATCTGATGCATTATCCTTATTCTTCCCCTTGAGCTTGTCCTTCAGCTTCCCAAAGGGATTACGAGACTTGTCTTTCATGGAGAGGTCAAACATGCTCGCAGTCATATTGTTTCTCATAAACTGGATGTCAACCTCAATTTCTCctcgttctttttctttctttcctggttTAGATTTCAAGGTAAACCACCTACAAGGAGAAAAGCTGGAAGGTTACCTTTGAAAAGAACAGTCTAAAACAGTTTCCACagtcccttttttttgttttttgggccacacccatttgatgctcagg
The Suncus etruscus isolate mSunEtr1 chromosome 4, mSunEtr1.pri.cur, whole genome shotgun sequence genome window above contains:
- the RAB11FIP1 gene encoding rab11 family-interacting protein 1, with the protein product MSLAASRADWGPGAVWSPTHVQVTVLQARGLRAKGPGGTSDAYAVIQVGKDKYATSVSERSPGAAVWREEATFELPPLLSGGAAIASANAAATLQLTVLHRALLGLDKFLGRAEVDLRELHRDQGRRKTQWFTLKSKPGKKEKERGEIEVDIQFMRNNMTASMFDLSMKDKSRNPFGKLKDKLKGKNKDNASDTSSAIVPSTMSSVDSDDESFAKDKKKKSKIKTLFSKSSLQKTALSQSMSVLPTSKSDKVLLRPGDFQSRWGDDDEEEEPSSADSNVMSHKRTASADHKQINQINFTLPKKDGLSFLGGLRSKNDFLSHSNVCINGNHVYMEQPEAKNEAKDSSASSSPSPQSSRKKHLFSSTENLAARSWKEFGEGGAVSSDKRPSESPGMDSLKSMSLPPNYSPTSSDIRESPTSFLGETGREAKETKKQEGKKSFLSLVTGKKDIARTSDGDSPPAIPKREKEVRPKEDRAWPVETPVKRAEKDSSVAVSGRTSLNPFEEAQVTELKAGPDSKSEPTPLVTTARAPQTKAVKPRPHPVKPMNTTATKITNSNLGTATIISENLINEAMMKKYNPSDPAFAYAQLTHDELIQLVLKQKEAISKKEFQVRELEDYIDNLLVRVMEETPNILRVPGQVGKKAGKM